A single genomic interval of Halobacillus halophilus DSM 2266 harbors:
- the spoIIIAE gene encoding stage III sporulation protein AE codes for MKRLSFIVCLLLGIVCFPLISSASQNPDTPPAMLDYISTEELEKSWEELDQDYGDYMPSFNMKNFREYIQNEGSLKTSDWFTGILQFFFQELMLNGKLLASLLFLTLFSTLLQSVQNSFENPVISKIAYLVVYLVLLTLALESFRQVIDYTLEAIDRMSSFMIGLLPLLLGIMASFSHLMSISFFHPIIVALVQSSGLLVKFLLIPLFTSSALLLIVGSLNETYKVDQLAELLRKTGLAVMGIFLTIFLGVISVQGTVTAVQDGVTMKTARFVTGNFVPVVGRLFTDATDTILGASLVLKNTLGIAGVVILLGIAVFPALKVFAIAIIYKMAAALLQPLGDGPIIRAMDVVSRHIMYVFAALLMVSMMFFLVIVIMVAASNITMMVR; via the coding sequence ATGAAACGTTTATCTTTCATAGTCTGTTTACTCCTAGGCATCGTTTGTTTTCCCTTGATCTCTTCAGCTTCCCAAAATCCCGATACACCTCCTGCCATGTTAGATTATATTTCTACAGAAGAGCTTGAGAAAAGCTGGGAGGAGCTCGACCAGGATTATGGAGATTACATGCCCTCCTTCAATATGAAAAACTTCCGTGAATATATACAAAACGAGGGATCGCTGAAGACATCGGACTGGTTCACAGGGATCCTTCAATTCTTCTTTCAGGAGTTGATGCTGAATGGTAAATTGCTGGCCTCTTTATTGTTTTTAACTCTATTCAGTACTTTACTCCAATCGGTTCAGAATTCATTTGAAAATCCAGTAATTAGTAAAATCGCTTATCTAGTTGTTTATCTCGTTTTGCTTACACTGGCTCTGGAAAGTTTTAGGCAGGTGATTGATTACACGCTAGAGGCAATCGACAGAATGAGCAGCTTTATGATCGGACTACTTCCACTTTTGCTGGGGATTATGGCATCATTTAGTCATTTAATGTCCATTTCTTTTTTTCATCCCATTATAGTGGCTCTCGTTCAGTCCAGTGGTCTTCTAGTTAAATTCCTTTTAATTCCTTTATTCACATCTTCTGCTTTGCTTTTGATTGTTGGGTCGCTCAATGAGACTTATAAAGTTGATCAGCTTGCAGAGCTGCTAAGGAAAACAGGCTTAGCAGTCATGGGGATATTTTTAACTATTTTTCTAGGAGTTATATCCGTTCAAGGGACGGTCACAGCTGTTCAAGATGGCGTGACGATGAAAACGGCAAGATTTGTAACAGGAAATTTTGTGCCGGTCGTGGGCCGTTTGTTTACGGATGCCACGGACACCATATTAGGTGCCTCTCTCGTTTTGAAGAATACTCTGGGGATTGCAGGAGTAGTCATTCTGCTCGGCATTGCCGTGTTCCCCGCACTTAAAGTATTTGCTATTGCCATCATTTATAAAATGGCTGCCGCTTTATTGCAGCCGCTAGGAGATGGCCCTATCATACGAGCTATGGATGTAGTGAGCAGACATATCATGTATGTATTTGCTGCATTGTTAATGGTTTCCATGATGTTTTTTCTAGTTATCGTCATTATGGTGGCAGCCAGTAACATAACCATGATGGTTAGATGA
- the spoIIIAD gene encoding stage III sporulation protein AD: MDIIQIVSLGLVAALLIILLKEHKSSAAFLLLLFTVIIIFLSILDQVKHIFALLSYMAEQAQVEPFYFKTILKIIGIAYIAEFGAQLIRDAGLNSLASKVELAGKLFILMLAIPIVTAVIETILNFIPGYLG, encoded by the coding sequence ATGGATATTATACAAATTGTATCTTTAGGACTAGTAGCGGCCTTATTAATTATCTTATTAAAAGAGCATAAATCCTCGGCCGCTTTTCTACTCCTTTTGTTTACCGTCATCATTATCTTTTTATCCATTCTGGATCAGGTCAAACATATATTTGCGCTTCTATCCTATATGGCTGAACAAGCTCAGGTTGAACCCTTTTACTTCAAAACCATCTTAAAAATTATAGGAATCGCTTATATTGCAGAATTTGGGGCTCAATTAATCCGGGATGCTGGGTTAAATTCATTAGCTTCTAAAGTTGAACTGGCAGGGAAATTATTCATATTAATGCTTGCGATTCCTATCGTCACTGCAGTAATAGAGACCATCCTAAACTTTATTCCTGGATACTTAGGATAA
- the spoIIIAC gene encoding stage III sporulation protein AC: MLQDATILFQIAGVGIIVAMIHSILKQMGKEEIAQAVTLTGFIIVLFIVLYRLADLFQEIKSVFLYQG, translated from the coding sequence GTGCTTCAAGATGCCACGATACTTTTTCAAATTGCCGGTGTAGGGATTATTGTTGCGATGATACACAGTATTCTAAAGCAAATGGGAAAAGAGGAGATTGCGCAGGCGGTCACGCTCACAGGATTCATCATAGTCCTGTTCATCGTTTTGTACCGGCTCGCTGATTTATTTCAAGAAATTAAATCAGTTTTTCTTTACCAAGGGTAG
- the spoIIIAB gene encoding stage III sporulation protein SpoIIIAB, with protein MEWIGAVLILTVTTLAGFDIAARFKQRPGHIRQWKNALQMIEAEMVYGQSSLWEVCENLARHLPPPTSQFFEKINQDQEPCSDFASLWESRLKKHWSSNAMGKSEWEILLQFGRTLGQHDLEQQQKQIQLALHHLDRELQEALDGVDQYQRMARGMGVLSGLLVIILII; from the coding sequence ATGGAGTGGATTGGGGCCGTACTCATCCTAACTGTAACAACACTAGCCGGCTTTGATATCGCAGCCCGGTTTAAGCAAAGACCGGGACATATCCGGCAGTGGAAAAATGCTTTGCAAATGATTGAAGCAGAAATGGTTTACGGACAGTCCTCCTTATGGGAAGTATGTGAGAATTTAGCCAGGCACTTACCGCCGCCAACCTCTCAGTTTTTTGAAAAGATTAACCAGGATCAAGAACCTTGTTCGGATTTTGCTTCTTTATGGGAATCCCGTTTGAAAAAGCATTGGTCTTCGAATGCGATGGGGAAAAGTGAATGGGAGATTTTACTTCAGTTTGGGCGTACCTTAGGCCAGCATGATCTGGAACAGCAGCAGAAACAAATCCAATTGGCACTCCATCACTTAGATCGAGAATTACAGGAAGCATTGGATGGAGTCGATCAGTACCAGAGGATGGCTCGTGGAATGGGTGTTCTAAGTGGCCTGCTTGTCATTATATTAATTATTTAA
- the spoIIIAA gene encoding stage III sporulation protein AA, whose product MEEIIRLFPDHFQILLKRKVNWKTIQEIRLRINQKIEVLDARKNEVVEGPLVTSIDLSYVLNQISQFSLYRFKDELKEGFITIQGGHRVGLAGKANTVNHQVETLKHIAFMNIRVAKNTTGQINQLIPYLYQNGRWTSTLIIGPPHSGKTTLLRELAQRIGSGHQDHRASKVAIVDERSEIAASLRGVPQLDVGERTDVMDACPKAEGMMMMIRSMSPEVLIVDEIGGVADANAIREATFTGVEVICSIHGTSITNVQKRPSARELIEEGVFERYLVLERLSPNNAGSITVLDECGLPIAHWKGRELHGVDWGRTHPNCNNTSRL is encoded by the coding sequence ATGGAGGAGATTATCAGGTTGTTTCCCGATCACTTCCAAATCCTCTTAAAAAGGAAAGTGAATTGGAAGACAATTCAAGAAATTCGCTTACGAATCAATCAGAAAATTGAGGTTCTTGATGCTAGGAAAAATGAAGTGGTAGAAGGGCCACTTGTTACGTCGATTGATTTATCCTACGTATTAAATCAGATCAGTCAGTTTTCCCTCTACCGATTTAAAGATGAATTAAAAGAGGGCTTTATAACGATTCAAGGAGGTCACCGTGTAGGGCTAGCTGGAAAGGCTAATACGGTAAACCATCAGGTTGAGACACTAAAACATATTGCTTTTATGAATATTCGTGTGGCCAAGAATACTACAGGCCAGATTAATCAGCTCATCCCTTATTTATATCAGAATGGCAGATGGACAAGTACTTTGATTATAGGCCCCCCACATTCAGGTAAGACCACTTTATTAAGGGAGTTGGCTCAGAGAATCGGTTCAGGTCACCAGGATCATCGAGCAAGTAAAGTGGCCATTGTGGACGAGCGGTCTGAAATAGCCGCAAGTCTTCGTGGGGTCCCCCAACTAGATGTAGGAGAACGTACAGATGTTATGGACGCCTGTCCTAAAGCAGAAGGTATGATGATGATGATACGTTCCATGTCTCCAGAAGTATTGATCGTCGATGAAATTGGCGGGGTAGCTGATGCGAATGCGATTAGGGAAGCGACTTTTACTGGAGTGGAAGTAATATGCAGCATTCATGGAACGAGTATAACAAACGTTCAGAAAAGGCCCTCAGCTAGAGAATTAATAGAAGAAGGAGTGTTTGAGCGATATCTTGTTCTGGAACGGTTAAGCCCCAATAATGCTGGGTCTATCACCGTTTTAGACGAGTGTGGACTGCCCATAGCTCATTGGAAGGGAAGGGAATTGCATGGAGTGGATTGGGGCCGTACTCATCCTAACTGTAACAACACTAGCCGGCTTTGA
- the efp gene encoding elongation factor P: MISVNDFRTGLTIEVDGDIWSVMDFQHVKPGKGAAFVRTKLRNLRNGNIQEKTFRGGEKVERAHIENRKMQYLYANGDMHAFMDMETFEQVEIPSSVLENQLNYLKENMEVQIQSYQAETIGVELPKNVELKVVETEPGIKGDTASGGTKSATLETGLTVQVPFFINEGENLLISTTDGKYVSRA; this comes from the coding sequence ATGATTTCAGTTAATGATTTTAGAACAGGTCTCACCATAGAAGTGGACGGAGATATCTGGTCAGTAATGGATTTTCAGCATGTGAAGCCAGGAAAAGGGGCTGCATTTGTACGAACAAAGTTACGTAATTTGAGAAACGGAAATATTCAGGAAAAAACGTTCCGTGGCGGCGAAAAGGTGGAACGTGCTCATATTGAAAATCGTAAAATGCAATATCTATATGCCAATGGAGATATGCATGCATTTATGGATATGGAAACGTTTGAACAAGTAGAAATTCCGTCATCCGTGCTTGAAAACCAGTTGAACTATCTGAAAGAAAATATGGAGGTGCAAATCCAGTCTTATCAGGCAGAGACCATTGGTGTAGAGCTTCCTAAAAACGTTGAATTAAAAGTAGTGGAAACGGAACCAGGAATTAAAGGGGATACCGCAAGCGGCGGTACCAAATCTGCAACCCTGGAGACAGGTTTGACCGTGCAGGTACCTTTCTTTATTAATGAAGGTGAGAATCTGTTGATCAGTACAACAGATGGAAAATACGTTTCACGTGCATAA
- the aroQ gene encoding type II 3-dehydroquinate dehydratase, whose protein sequence is MMAVKRLFLINGPNLNMLGKREPGTYGNASLADVVKLVKDTAWEYGYEVEEFQSNHEGDLVDQLHKADVQAAGVIMNPAAYTHTSIALRDAVSAISLPVVEVHISNIHARESFRHQSMLAPVSQGQIVGFGIDGYRLAALAIIKQIESEGRHER, encoded by the coding sequence ATGATGGCAGTAAAACGCCTATTCTTAATTAATGGGCCAAATTTAAATATGCTTGGCAAAAGAGAGCCGGGCACTTATGGTAACGCTTCTTTGGCTGATGTTGTAAAACTCGTTAAAGATACTGCCTGGGAGTATGGATATGAAGTAGAGGAATTCCAATCGAACCATGAAGGGGATCTTGTAGACCAACTGCATAAGGCTGACGTACAGGCAGCGGGTGTTATTATGAACCCAGCTGCTTATACTCATACCAGTATTGCATTAAGAGATGCGGTTAGCGCTATCTCCCTGCCAGTTGTAGAAGTACACATTTCTAATATTCATGCGCGAGAATCCTTCCGTCATCAATCCATGCTTGCTCCCGTGTCCCAGGGCCAGATTGTAGGCTTTGGTATAGATGGTTACCGGCTGGCTGCATTAGCTATAATTAAACAGATAGAATCAGAAGGGAGACATGAAAGATGA
- a CDS encoding YqhR family membrane protein: MSDKPKEQNQQEPQQSVLTKTLIIGFASGVLWSGLAALAYYFHFSEVSAASFLFRSYWQTEWTGTWLAEVLAVIIVGVLSLISALLYYMFLKKKNGIWPGLIFGLVLWAVIFVILTPLFPAIPAFMELSSDTWVTTGCLFLLYGLFIGFSISFEYKEFNESAN; the protein is encoded by the coding sequence ATGTCAGATAAACCAAAAGAACAAAATCAACAGGAGCCCCAGCAAAGTGTTCTTACCAAAACTTTAATCATTGGTTTCGCTTCAGGGGTATTATGGAGTGGTTTAGCAGCGCTTGCTTATTATTTTCACTTTAGTGAAGTTTCTGCTGCTTCCTTCCTATTTCGCTCCTATTGGCAGACGGAATGGACAGGAACTTGGCTTGCTGAAGTACTGGCTGTTATTATAGTTGGAGTATTGTCTCTTATAAGCGCTCTGCTCTATTATATGTTTTTAAAAAAGAAAAATGGCATCTGGCCAGGACTGATTTTTGGTTTGGTTTTGTGGGCCGTTATTTTTGTTATCCTTACCCCTTTATTTCCAGCCATACCTGCGTTTATGGAATTATCCAGTGATACATGGGTTACAACAGGCTGTTTATTTCTTCTTTATGGATTATTCATAGGTTTCTCTATTTCCTTTGAATATAAGGAGTTTAACGAGTCAGCAAATTAA
- a CDS encoding SA1362 family protein, protein MRNWMTPIIYTLVALAVFFVGYQLLTDTSSFLSSIGMMIVIAAIVYGAIYFFFLRNRGISVGKSSNEMKKYKQAVKQSKQKYKQAAPVVKKSQAVRSAKPTTIHKKSKRRGSGPQLRVIEGNKNKDKNRASF, encoded by the coding sequence ATGCGCAACTGGATGACTCCTATCATATACACCTTGGTGGCTTTAGCCGTTTTCTTTGTAGGCTATCAATTATTGACTGACACTAGCAGCTTTCTTAGCTCAATTGGCATGATGATCGTTATTGCAGCAATCGTCTATGGGGCTATTTACTTTTTCTTCCTGCGCAACCGTGGAATCAGCGTAGGAAAAAGCAGCAATGAAATGAAGAAATATAAGCAAGCTGTTAAACAATCTAAACAAAAATATAAGCAAGCCGCTCCTGTAGTGAAAAAAAGCCAGGCTGTTAGATCAGCTAAACCTACAACCATTCATAAAAAAAGTAAACGGCGAGGAAGCGGCCCGCAACTTAGAGTAATTGAAGGTAATAAAAACAAAGATAAAAATCGAGCCTCTTTTTAA
- a CDS encoding patatin-like phospholipase family protein, giving the protein MKVDGVFSGGGMKALAFIGALEELEEQGYHFSRLAGTSAGSILASMTAAGYTSEELKEKLKSLSFESLVDLPTAERLFPYSKWLLLYFRMGLYKGNRLECTIEKWLEEKGVRTFADLPSGSLKIVCSDLSIGRIIVIPDDLKRVYGIDPATFSVAKAVRMSSGLPYFFIPIKIHGKNGKSLIVDGGVLSNFPIWIWEGKEGRRKRPIIGLKLSDPPSQLPAQKIRNAIQMFHALFKTMQQAHDARYISHSKSKDIIFISVQGYDTTDFHLSNQEKEDLMKIGRVHAAEFLKRWTK; this is encoded by the coding sequence ATGAAGGTTGATGGAGTATTCTCAGGTGGAGGTATGAAAGCATTAGCGTTTATAGGTGCTCTTGAGGAACTTGAAGAACAAGGTTATCATTTTAGCAGGCTTGCCGGCACTTCAGCAGGTTCAATTCTTGCAAGTATGACAGCAGCTGGCTATACCTCTGAGGAATTGAAAGAAAAATTGAAGAGTCTTTCCTTTGAATCTCTTGTTGATCTCCCCACTGCGGAGCGTTTATTTCCTTATTCCAAATGGTTACTACTATACTTTCGCATGGGTTTGTATAAGGGGAATCGCCTTGAGTGTACGATTGAAAAATGGCTCGAAGAAAAAGGGGTGCGAACGTTTGCGGATCTCCCCTCAGGATCATTAAAAATAGTATGTTCAGATCTAAGTATAGGTCGTATTATTGTGATACCTGATGACTTGAAAAGAGTCTATGGAATTGATCCCGCAACTTTTTCAGTAGCCAAGGCTGTGCGGATGAGTTCAGGACTCCCTTATTTTTTTATACCCATAAAGATTCATGGAAAGAACGGTAAATCCTTAATTGTAGACGGTGGAGTTTTAAGTAATTTTCCTATATGGATTTGGGAGGGGAAAGAAGGACGGCGGAAACGTCCGATAATAGGCTTGAAATTAAGCGACCCGCCTAGCCAGCTCCCAGCACAGAAAATCCGCAATGCTATTCAAATGTTTCATGCGCTTTTTAAAACGATGCAGCAGGCTCATGATGCCCGTTACATCTCTCATTCTAAAAGTAAGGATATTATTTTTATATCAGTCCAGGGATATGATACAACGGATTTTCATCTGAGTAACCAGGAAAAAGAAGATTTGATGAAGATTGGAAGGGTCCACGCTGCAGAGTTTTTGAAGAGGTGGACAAAATAA
- the mntR gene encoding transcriptional regulator MntR, translated as MPTPSMEDYIEQIYMLIEDKGYARVSDIAENLQVHPSSVTKMVQKLDRDQYLNYEKYRGLILTPKGKKVGKRLVYRHELLEQFLEIIGVDKENIYEDVEGIEHHLSWNSIDRIGDLVQYFDEKPARVDSLREVQQKNEEQNQE; from the coding sequence ATGCCAACACCAAGCATGGAAGATTATATTGAACAAATTTATATGCTTATAGAAGATAAAGGATATGCACGAGTATCTGATATTGCTGAAAATCTCCAGGTACATCCATCTTCTGTGACCAAAATGGTTCAAAAGTTGGACCGGGACCAATATTTGAATTACGAAAAATACCGTGGTCTCATTTTAACTCCTAAAGGAAAAAAAGTCGGGAAACGACTGGTTTACCGTCATGAGTTGTTAGAACAGTTTCTGGAAATAATAGGAGTAGATAAAGAAAACATTTATGAAGATGTAGAGGGAATTGAACATCATCTAAGTTGGAATTCTATTGATCGAATAGGAGATCTTGTCCAGTACTTTGATGAGAAACCCGCACGAGTAGACTCTCTTAGAGAAGTGCAGCAGAAGAACGAAGAGCAAAATCAAGAATAA
- a CDS encoding rhodanese-like domain-containing protein, translated as MELWILIGAVIALIAFGLYRYFKSKKIMSTLTEEEFRQGYRKAQLIDVREPKEFEGGHILGARNIPLSQMKNRLIEIRKDKPVYLYCQSGARSTRAAMLLNKKDYKDLNVLQGGFKKWGGKIKTKKSK; from the coding sequence ATGGAACTTTGGATCTTGATCGGAGCTGTCATTGCTCTTATAGCATTTGGCTTATATAGATACTTCAAATCCAAAAAAATAATGAGTACGTTAACAGAAGAAGAGTTCAGACAAGGCTACCGTAAAGCTCAGCTTATTGATGTTCGTGAACCAAAAGAATTTGAAGGCGGTCATATACTGGGAGCACGAAATATCCCATTGTCGCAAATGAAAAACCGCCTTATCGAAATTCGGAAAGACAAACCTGTCTATTTGTATTGCCAGAGTGGAGCTAGATCAACCCGGGCTGCCATGCTGCTGAACAAAAAAGATTATAAAGATCTTAATGTTCTGCAAGGCGGTTTTAAAAAATGGGGAGGAAAAATTAAAACTAAAAAGTCAAAATAA
- the gcvPB gene encoding aminomethyl-transferring glycine dehydrogenase subunit GcvPB, whose product MADQDFPLIFELSQESRTGFSLPDLDVPEMDAEDMIGSSFVRNKAADLPEVSELQIMRHYTALSKRNHGVDSGFYPLGSCTMKYNPKMNEDVARLTGFSHIHPYQASETVQGALHLLYDLQQSLVSITGMDTVTLQPAAGAHGEWTGLMMIRAYHEANGDYGRTKVIVPDSAHGTNPASATVAGFEAVTVKSDERGLVDLEDLRRVVDEQTAALMLTNPNTLGLFEEDIEEMAAVVHEAGGKLYYDGANLNAILGYARPGDMGFDVVHLNLHKTFTGPHGGGGPGSGPVGVSAELEPYLPKPILTKVNNQYQFDYDRPKSIGRVKPYYGNFGINVRAYTYIRTMGPEGLKKVSEYAVINANYMMRRLQEQYELPFDRHCKHEFILSGKRQKKMGVRTLDIAKRLLDFGYHPPTIYFPINVEEALMIEPTETESKETLDAFVEAMIQISNEAKDNPEIVQEAPHSTIVSRMDETQAARKPVLSYKKGETE is encoded by the coding sequence ATGGCTGATCAGGACTTTCCTTTAATTTTTGAATTGAGCCAAGAGAGCAGAACAGGTTTTAGTCTTCCAGACCTTGATGTGCCTGAAATGGATGCAGAAGACATGATCGGCTCCTCTTTTGTAAGAAATAAGGCAGCTGACCTTCCGGAAGTAAGTGAGCTTCAAATTATGCGGCACTACACGGCCCTTTCCAAGAGAAATCATGGAGTTGACTCCGGTTTTTATCCACTTGGATCCTGCACGATGAAATATAATCCTAAAATGAACGAAGATGTAGCTCGTTTAACTGGATTCAGTCACATCCATCCGTATCAGGCATCAGAAACTGTCCAGGGTGCGCTTCATTTGTTGTACGACTTGCAGCAATCACTTGTATCCATAACGGGTATGGATACGGTTACGCTTCAGCCTGCTGCAGGGGCGCATGGTGAATGGACGGGGTTAATGATGATTCGCGCTTATCATGAAGCAAATGGAGACTACGGTCGAACGAAAGTTATCGTACCAGACTCTGCTCATGGTACAAATCCTGCTTCGGCGACAGTGGCCGGCTTTGAAGCTGTGACTGTCAAGTCCGACGAGCGAGGATTGGTAGACCTCGAAGATCTCCGGAGAGTCGTAGATGAACAAACAGCAGCGCTCATGCTGACGAACCCAAATACATTAGGGCTTTTTGAGGAAGATATTGAAGAAATGGCAGCTGTGGTTCATGAGGCTGGTGGAAAGTTGTATTATGACGGAGCAAACCTAAACGCTATTTTAGGTTATGCACGTCCAGGGGATATGGGATTTGATGTGGTTCACCTGAATCTTCATAAAACATTTACCGGTCCTCATGGAGGAGGCGGGCCTGGATCTGGCCCCGTTGGAGTGTCAGCAGAACTGGAACCATATCTTCCAAAGCCTATATTGACAAAAGTAAATAATCAGTATCAATTCGATTATGATCGTCCTAAATCGATTGGTCGAGTGAAACCTTATTATGGTAATTTCGGAATTAACGTACGTGCTTACACGTATATACGAACGATGGGACCTGAAGGTCTGAAAAAAGTAAGTGAATATGCTGTAATCAATGCAAATTATATGATGAGACGATTGCAAGAGCAATATGAGCTTCCATTTGATCGACATTGCAAGCATGAGTTTATCTTATCTGGGAAACGCCAGAAGAAAATGGGCGTACGTACGCTGGATATAGCTAAGCGTCTGCTGGACTTTGGCTACCATCCGCCAACTATTTACTTCCCAATAAATGTAGAAGAAGCATTAATGATAGAACCCACAGAAACTGAGTCGAAAGAAACGCTGGATGCTTTCGTAGAGGCTATGATCCAAATCTCCAATGAAGCGAAAGACAATCCTGAAATTGTACAGGAAGCTCCTCATAGTACTATAGTCAGTCGTATGGATGAAACACAGGCGGCTCGTAAACCAGTCTTAAGTTATAAGAAGGGCGAAACTGAGTAA
- the gcvPA gene encoding aminomethyl-transferring glycine dehydrogenase subunit GcvPA: protein MEFRYLPMTEQDKQDMLNRIGVQKSEELFSDIPENIRFKGNLDLKEPKNEFQLMNELTKMAQENVTLKSHTSFLGAGVYDHYIPSIVDHVISRSEFYTAYTPYQPEISQGELQAIFEFQTMICELTGMDVANSSMYDGGTALAEAVNLSAGQTKRKKVLVSKAVHPESLAVIHSYVKGPGVEVVEIDHKHGKTDLIQLESELDDNTASVVLQYPNFFGQIEPLDEVRKIVDTQKKTMMITSSNPLALGYLTPPGEFGADIVTGDAQVFGIPAQYGGPHCGYFATTKKLMRKVPGRLVGQTVDEDGRRGFVLTLQAREQHIRRDKATSNICSNQALNALASSVAMSSLGKQGLRKMSWMNIQKAAYMKKQLQSNNIDVVFDGAFFNELVVKLDRDIKEVNQILLQKGIIGGYDLSQMDNSLQNHMLVAVTEIRTKEEIDQFVKEVGDIHG, encoded by the coding sequence ATGGAATTTCGATATCTGCCAATGACTGAACAAGATAAGCAAGATATGCTTAACCGAATTGGTGTTCAGAAATCTGAAGAACTATTCTCAGATATTCCAGAAAATATCAGATTTAAAGGGAACTTGGATCTAAAGGAACCAAAAAATGAATTTCAATTAATGAATGAACTTACGAAGATGGCCCAGGAAAATGTAACTTTGAAGTCGCACACTTCATTTCTGGGAGCAGGCGTTTACGATCATTACATTCCTTCGATCGTAGATCATGTAATATCCCGCTCTGAATTTTACACAGCCTATACACCATACCAGCCGGAAATTTCCCAGGGCGAATTACAGGCCATCTTTGAGTTTCAGACTATGATCTGTGAATTGACAGGAATGGATGTGGCTAACTCCTCTATGTATGATGGAGGCACGGCGCTTGCGGAAGCCGTAAATCTTTCAGCCGGTCAGACAAAACGAAAGAAAGTCCTCGTTTCTAAGGCCGTCCATCCTGAATCACTTGCTGTTATTCATTCTTATGTAAAGGGTCCAGGGGTTGAAGTTGTAGAAATCGATCATAAGCACGGAAAGACAGACTTGATCCAATTAGAATCCGAATTAGACGATAATACGGCGAGTGTAGTCCTTCAATATCCAAATTTCTTTGGTCAGATCGAACCTCTTGATGAAGTTAGAAAAATAGTAGATACTCAGAAAAAAACGATGATGATTACTTCAAGTAACCCACTGGCCTTAGGTTATTTAACACCGCCTGGTGAATTTGGAGCGGATATTGTAACTGGCGATGCTCAAGTATTTGGAATTCCTGCCCAGTATGGCGGTCCACATTGTGGGTATTTTGCTACCACCAAGAAATTAATGAGGAAAGTGCCGGGTCGGCTAGTGGGGCAAACAGTAGACGAGGACGGGCGTCGTGGGTTTGTACTTACTCTTCAAGCTCGTGAGCAGCATATACGCCGTGATAAAGCGACTTCCAATATTTGTTCCAATCAAGCGCTTAATGCGTTAGCATCTTCCGTTGCCATGTCCTCTCTAGGGAAACAAGGTCTTAGGAAAATGTCATGGATGAATATCCAGAAAGCCGCTTATATGAAAAAACAATTACAATCAAACAACATCGATGTCGTATTTGATGGAGCTTTCTTTAATGAACTTGTGGTAAAACTGGATCGTGATATTAAGGAAGTTAACCAGATTCTGCTTCAAAAAGGAATAATCGGCGGTTATGATCTTTCCCAGATGGATAACAGTTTACAAAATCATATGCTGGTAGCCGTAACTGAAATAAGGACGAAAGAAGAGATTGATCAATTTGTAAAAGAAGTGGGGGATATTCATGGCTGA